Genomic segment of Candidatus Binatia bacterium:
ACTTCGTCTCCTGGTGCAAGTACGGCACGGCGCGCGAAACGCTGGGTCTCGTCGGGGGCGCGATGCCGGTTCCCCGGGTCATCCTGCTCGTGAGCTACGATCGTGTACCGCGACGTCACGTCCGCTTCACGCGCGCCAACGTCTACGCGCGCGACCGCGACACCTGCCAATATTGTGGCCGACGCTTTCCGCGTAGCGAGCTCAACCTCGACCACGTCGTGCCGCGTTCGCAGGGCGGTCTCTCGACGTGGGACAACGTCGTGTGCTCGTGCCACAACTGCAATCGACGCAAGGGCGGGCGGACGCCCGAGCAGTGCGGGATCCGGCTGCTGCGCAAGCCGACCCGTCCGGCGTGGACGCCGTTTCTCGGCGAGACGTTCGGCCTCCGCCACTACGGGGAGTGGCGGCCGTTCCTGTCGTTTCTCGACGGATCCCTGCGCGACGTGGGCTGAGGACTGGCGCGGCGCGACCTCAACTGCTTGTGGTTCTCCTTGACTCGAACCACAAAGAGGTGGGATAGCCGTCGGAACACGTCGTGTCCGGTGCGCG
This window contains:
- a CDS encoding HNH endonuclease produces the protein MLYQGIARAVDDQYQTFDFVSWCKYGTARETLGLVGGAMPVPRVILLVSYDRVPRRHVRFTRANVYARDRDTCQYCGRRFPRSELNLDHVVPRSQGGLSTWDNVVCSCHNCNRRKGGRTPEQCGIRLLRKPTRPAWTPFLGETFGLRHYGEWRPFLSFLDGSLRDVG